In Mycteria americana isolate JAX WOST 10 ecotype Jacksonville Zoo and Gardens chromosome 3, USCA_MyAme_1.0, whole genome shotgun sequence, a single genomic region encodes these proteins:
- the LOC142407529 gene encoding LOW QUALITY PROTEIN: uncharacterized protein LOC142407529 (The sequence of the model RefSeq protein was modified relative to this genomic sequence to represent the inferred CDS: inserted 1 base in 1 codon; substituted 1 base at 1 genomic stop codon), whose amino-acid sequence MATAPKWGSSEHGFHCNLWQKGPEGPERPLEFSSHSFSDTKRRYSDPEKGLLSLVRAVKQTEQIRRKQDVIIRGPFRLLDIIKKGTILLAGIAQKPTVLSPNKPSPIQEAPFLKEGSDLTGVWFASSRRENSKWKYKAVALEVPTGEKLIETGEGSAQVDSLTRLQQIGVANDNQEWERLLEWLHVTRGHTGRADLYREDHLSKTPPLHIRDRKTLWHSWQIDYISPLRPSGGNKYVLVGVEVISGLTMAAVFTLATGENTVRGLKGWFSTLPLPEEIQSDNGSHFTAAVVQNWAKEEGIRWVFHTPYYPQANGIVERTNGGTELLFEFMIDTATSVPVAKDKEPVPPPMSENVPTRPPIGLTPFIFNTGPYIIKNTGQQQVLFNPSYSLKWVELAMQTNISAIKPTCSPFLSTSYSGWSAWLHKWTLISPKXSKRDVTGVLGTGLGVLNSIDAEVLANKLATVTNDLSALKHPLQSSLSALGANQWLLSDILPQWGEVNEKDHQLIVDALGVTQNNVSLALSWIQAQLWMQSIVAAIIREGEEGTLPTEIRKVIWDNATEFEKEFQSWWYPVIFTYHPTDGKATAFVLTICNALVYPIYPIIALGLNHNGAILYPLEHRVWAQQNGNKWQTIDVNACIVQEQQGFICKTNTLKAWDICLDTEQNVCDFEIQPDEAPETVLVYIGKGCVCMRTFCDFVFVGNTAGDISNHLNICVCNFTKIMGCNLNYSAPVTTHQLLXSYYTLYQDLLPTPIGMNLTFVRKLLQHNDLNQLLEHVRNNGHKTLVTVHHDAEDIHRILERVKQDGGYYWWDTLLGWSPTATGILNKMLHPVVVLLMLTVLCFILTIALYVRLRTTVKHLFHQICPQDVHILDNPHMRMYVTHPRHSKYREA is encoded by the exons ATGGCAACAGCCCCA AAATGGGGGTCCAGTGAACATGGCTTTCATTGCAACCTATGGCAAAAGGGGCCAGAGGGACCGGAAAGACCACTGGAATTTAGCTCCCACTCTTTCAGCGATACCAAAAGGAGATACTCGGATCCTGAGAAGGGTCTGCTATCCCTGGTGCGAGCAgtgaaacaaacagaacaaataagaaGGAAACAGGATGTGATTATTCGGGGACCTTTCCGCCTCCTGGATATAATCAAAAAGGGGACAATACTGCTGGCTGGTATTGCCCAGAAGCCCACGGTTC TCTCGCCAAACAAACCATCTCCGATTCAGGAAGCGCCTTTTCTAAAGGAAGGCAGTGACCTCACAGGAGTATGGTTTGCATCATCCCGTAGGGAGAACAGTAAGTGGAAATACAAAGCGGTAGCACTGGAAGTGCCAACAGGAGAAAAATTGATTGAAACAGGTGAAGGCAGTGCGCAG GTAGACAGCCTTACACGGCTGCAACAAATTGGTGTTGCAAATGATAACCAAGAATGGGAACGTTTACTTGAATGGTTACATGTTACACGTGGCCACACGGGACGGGCCGATTTATATCGGGAAG ACCATCTGAGTAAGACGCCTCCCCTGCACATTCGGGACAGGAAAACATTGTGGCACTcttggcagattgattatattaGCCCATTGCGACCATCAGGTGGGAACAAATATGTCCTGGTGGGAGTAGAAGTTATATCTGGTCTCACCATGGCTGCTGTCTTTACATTAGCTACTGGGGAAAACACAGTGAGAGGCCTTAAAGGATGGTTTAGCACACTTCCCCTGCCAGAGGAAATTCAAAGTGATAACGGTTCACACTTTACAGCTGCAGTGGTACAAAACTGGGCCAAAGAAGAAGGGATTCGGTGGGTATTCCACACTCCCTACTATCCTCAGGCTAATGGCATCGTCGAACGCACCAACGG AGGCACCGAATTACTATTTGAATTCATgattgatacagcaacatctgtgccagttgcaaaggataaggaacctGTGCCCCCACCAATGTCTGAAAATGTACCAACTCGGCCTCCCATTGGTCTGACTCCTTTCATCTTCAACACAGGCCCTTACATAATcaaaaatacaggtcagcaacaagtgctgtttaatccgtcatactccctcaaatgggtggaattagcaatgcagactaatatctctgcaattaaacctacctgttcaccattcctgagtacatcttactcaggatggtcagcatggttacATAAATGGACTCTTATCTCTCCAAAAtgatcaaagagagatgtgactggtgtcttaggaacgggactgggagtcttaaacagcatagatgctgaagtacttgctaataaattagccacagtaaccaatgacttaagtgccctgaaacaccctttacaatcttctctttcagctctgggagctaaccaatggctcttatcggatatattgcctcagtggggagaggtaaatgagaaagaccaccagttgattgtggatgcacttggtgtgacccaaaacaatgtttctttagctcttagttggatccaagctcaactgtggatgcaatctatagtagctgcaattatacgGGAAGGcgaggaaggcaccctgcccactgaaattcgaaaggtaatttgggataatgcaactgaatttgagaaagaattccaatcctggtggtatccGGTTATTTTCACCTACCACCCTACTgatggcaaagccacagcttttgtcttaacaatatgCAATGCTTTGGTATAccccatatacccaatcattgcgctggggttgaatcacaatggagctatactctatccattagaacacagagtatgggcccaacaaaatgggaacaaatggcaaactattgatgtGAATGCATGCATTGTAcaggaacaacaaggatttatttgcaaGACTAACACCCTCAAAGCCTgggacatttgtcttgacactgagcaaaatgtttgtgattttgaaatacaaccagatgaagcccctgaaactgtacttgtatatattgggaaaggatgtgtttgcatgagaaccttttgtgattttgtatttgtaggtAACACTGCTGGAGATATAAGTAATCActtgaatatttgtgtttgtaattttaccaaaattatgggatgcaacctcaactattcagctcctgtcacaacccacCAACTGC CAAGCTACTATACACTGTATCAAGACTTATTACCTACGCCTATTGGAATGAACCTCACATTTGTGAGAAAACTACTACAACACaatgacctgaatcaactgctggaacacGTCCGGAATAAtggacataagacattagtcaccgtccaccatgacgcGGAAGACATACATCGCATCTTAGAACgagtgaagcaggatggaggatactattggtgggacactttgctaggatggtcaCCAACCGCAACCGGAATTCTCAATAAAATGCTTCATCCAGTTGTTGTTCTGCTAATGCTTActgtgttatgcttcattctaaccattgCGCTGTATGTTAGACTTCGGACTACGGTGAAGCATTTGTTTCATCAAATATGCCCACAAGATGTACACATACTCGATAATCCTCACATGAGAATGTATGTGACACACCCAAGGCATTCCAAATATCGTGAAGCTTGa